DNA from Methylobacterium currus:
TATTTCGGGCGCGGATCGTCGTTGCGGGTGCGAAAAATCTCCCGCTCGGCCCACACCTGCTGCCAGTGGGGCTCGGAATCCTTCGCGTTGTAACGTTCGGCCATGGCGGCGTCTTTGCGACCGGTCGGCGCCGGCGCCGAGAGCACCGGCGGCAGGGATGAAGGGAAAACGTCACGGCCGCAAACGGTTGAGCTTGCTCGGCGCGGCGCCGGCGGACTAGGACACGGTTTGGTCCCGAGGGTCAACAATCAAGCGGAGAGGCAGCCGGTCATGATCGACCCGCAGACCGTCACGTCGAATCTGGCCGAGGTGCGGGAGGCCGTCGCCCGGGCCGCCGAGGACAGCGAGCGCGATCCCGCCGGCGTCGCGCTCATCGCCGTCTCGAAGACGATTGCGGCGGACGGCATCCGCCCGGCCCTCGCGGCGGGCCAGCGCCGTTTCGGCGAGAACTACGTGCAGGAGGCGAAGGCGAAGTGGCCCGCCCTGCGCGAAGAGTTTTCGGAGATCGAGCTGCACCTGATCGGCCCCCTGCAATCGAACAAGGCGCGGGAGGCGGTAGAGCTGTTCGACGTGATCCATACCCTCGACCGGACCTCCCTCGCCGCGTCCCTGGCGAAGGAGA
Protein-coding regions in this window:
- a CDS encoding YggS family pyridoxal phosphate-dependent enzyme; the encoded protein is MIDPQTVTSNLAEVREAVARAAEDSERDPAGVALIAVSKTIAADGIRPALAAGQRRFGENYVQEAKAKWPALREEFSEIELHLIGPLQSNKAREAVELFDVIHTLDRTSLAASLAKEIQRSGRHPTLLVQVNTGEEPQKGGVAPGAVDGFLAECRDTHGLVVSGLMCIPPAEDPPSAHFGLLAAIARRHALPILSMGMSADYPAAIQMGATHVRVGSAIFGARQPKA